A window of Rhizobium acidisoli contains these coding sequences:
- a CDS encoding ABC transporter permease, translating to MSASSGRRRRLFALVRKESFQAIRDPSSILIAFVLPLILLFLFGYGVSLDTTRTRIGLVTEELTPLTQDLSASFQASRYFDVAMGRDRRLFEEDLVLGKVRGIVVIPADFTTRYTAGNRPAIQVIVDGSDPNTANFVQNYAQGAVANWEQQRQADVASRSPAIAVEQRFWFNPELTSRNFLVPGSIAIVMTLVGTLLTSLVVAREWERGTMEAMMATPVTAVELLTGKILPYFLLGLTSMSLCVLLAVFLFGVPFRGSVAALYALSAAFLIPALGQGLLISTATKNQFLASQMALISAFLPAFLLSGFLFEINSMPVVIQWITFIVPARYLIPSLQTVFLAGDIWPMFAKAIAVMLAIGAIMFVLAARSTRKRIG from the coding sequence ATGAGCGCCTCTTCCGGCCGACGTCGGCGTCTTTTTGCCCTCGTGCGCAAGGAAAGCTTCCAGGCGATCCGCGATCCGAGCAGTATCCTCATTGCCTTCGTGCTGCCGCTGATCCTGCTCTTTCTCTTCGGTTACGGCGTCTCGCTCGATACCACCCGAACCCGCATCGGCCTCGTGACCGAGGAGCTGACGCCGCTGACACAGGACCTGTCGGCGAGCTTCCAGGCCTCGCGCTATTTCGATGTCGCAATGGGCCGCGACCGGCGACTGTTCGAGGAAGACCTCGTGCTCGGCAAGGTGCGCGGCATCGTCGTCATCCCGGCCGATTTCACCACGCGTTACACCGCAGGCAACCGTCCCGCCATCCAGGTGATCGTCGACGGTTCCGACCCGAACACCGCCAATTTCGTCCAGAACTACGCCCAGGGCGCCGTCGCCAACTGGGAACAGCAGCGGCAGGCCGACGTCGCCTCCCGCAGTCCCGCCATCGCGGTCGAGCAGCGCTTCTGGTTCAATCCGGAGCTCACCAGCCGCAATTTTCTCGTGCCCGGCTCCATCGCCATCGTCATGACGCTGGTCGGCACGCTGTTGACCTCGCTCGTCGTCGCCCGCGAATGGGAACGCGGCACCATGGAGGCGATGATGGCGACGCCGGTGACGGCGGTCGAACTGCTCACCGGCAAGATCCTGCCCTATTTCCTGCTCGGCCTCACCTCGATGTCGCTCTGCGTGCTGCTTGCCGTCTTCCTGTTCGGCGTGCCGTTCCGCGGCTCGGTCGCCGCCCTTTATGCGCTTTCGGCCGCCTTCCTGATCCCGGCGCTGGGGCAAGGCCTGCTGATCTCGACGGCAACGAAGAACCAGTTCCTCGCCTCGCAGATGGCACTGATCTCTGCCTTCCTGCCGGCCTTTCTGCTCTCGGGCTTTCTGTTCGAGATCAACTCCATGCCTGTTGTCATTCAGTGGATCACCTTCATCGTGCCGGCGCGTTACCTGATCCCCAGCCTGCAGACGGTATTCCTCGCCGGCGACATCTGGCCGATGTTCGCAAAGGCAATCGCCGTCATGCTGGCGATCGGCGCCATCATGTTCGTGCTTGCGGCCCGCAGCACCCGGAAGAGGATCGGCTGA
- a CDS encoding ABC transporter permease, with protein MGWTRLYALIVKELLAVLRDPKGRAILIGPPIVQLLVFSYAATLEVRNVDVMILNRDSGHWGQELIERIDGSPTFRRIEMAESQADIRVAIDNQTAIAAIEIGPDFSRNIEAGTPADLQVVLDGRRSNASQIVAGYLSQIGGALAAETPAGRRAGAGIVSSVPRNWFNPNLTYQWFMVPNLIASIALLIGLIVTALSIARERELGTFDQLMVSPLRLHEILIGKLIPPMMIGLFHITVYILAAVFLFEVPLRGSLFLLYGSAVFYLGAVAGLGLFISALSMTQQQAILGAFLFMVPAMLLSGFATPIENMPAWLQPVTLINPLRYFLVIVKGVFLKDIPLSEVVNQTIPLALIAAVTLSAAAWLFRRRLE; from the coding sequence ATGGGATGGACAAGGCTCTACGCCCTCATCGTCAAGGAACTGCTCGCCGTGCTTCGCGACCCCAAGGGCCGCGCCATCCTGATCGGCCCGCCGATCGTCCAGCTTCTCGTCTTCTCCTATGCCGCGACATTGGAAGTGCGCAATGTCGATGTGATGATCCTCAACCGCGACAGCGGTCACTGGGGCCAGGAGCTGATCGAGCGTATCGACGGCTCGCCGACTTTCCGCCGGATCGAGATGGCGGAAAGCCAGGCGGATATCAGGGTGGCGATCGATAACCAGACGGCCATCGCGGCGATCGAGATCGGCCCGGACTTTTCGCGCAATATCGAGGCGGGAACGCCTGCGGATCTGCAGGTGGTGCTCGACGGTCGCCGCTCCAACGCCTCGCAGATCGTCGCCGGCTACCTCTCGCAGATCGGCGGCGCCCTTGCCGCCGAAACACCGGCAGGCAGACGCGCCGGCGCCGGCATCGTCTCATCGGTGCCGCGCAATTGGTTCAACCCGAACCTCACCTACCAATGGTTCATGGTGCCGAACCTGATCGCCAGCATCGCGCTTTTGATCGGCCTGATCGTCACGGCCTTGTCAATCGCCCGCGAGCGCGAACTCGGCACTTTCGACCAGCTGATGGTCTCGCCGCTGCGCCTGCACGAAATCCTGATCGGCAAGCTGATCCCGCCGATGATGATCGGCCTCTTCCACATCACCGTCTATATTCTGGCCGCCGTCTTCCTGTTCGAGGTGCCGCTGCGCGGCTCGCTGTTCCTGCTTTACGGCAGCGCGGTCTTCTACCTCGGTGCAGTCGCAGGCCTCGGTCTCTTCATCTCGGCGCTATCGATGACGCAGCAGCAGGCGATCCTCGGCGCCTTCCTGTTCATGGTCCCGGCCATGCTGCTCTCGGGCTTCGCGACGCCGATCGAAAACATGCCGGCATGGCTGCAGCCGGTGACCCTGATCAACCCGCTGCGTTATTTCCTGGTGATCGTGAAAGGCGTTTTCCTCAAGGATATCCCCTTGAGCGAGGTGGTGAACCAGACAATCCCGCTGGCGCTGATCGCCGCCGTCACACTCAGCGCCGCCGCCTGGCTCTTCCGCCGGCGCCTGGAATAA
- a CDS encoding DUF1236 domain-containing protein: MYKILLVSSALALSSFATNAFADGAVTGAAGGAITGAIVGGPVGAAIGGVAGGVAGAVVDPPPREVVTYVEQQPAPTASVVVQEPIVVGKPLPADVVVTPVPDNPKYAYTVINDRHVIVEPRTHRVVQVIE; the protein is encoded by the coding sequence ATGTACAAGATCCTACTTGTCTCCAGCGCCCTTGCGCTGTCGTCTTTTGCCACCAATGCGTTCGCTGATGGCGCCGTGACCGGTGCAGCCGGCGGCGCCATCACCGGCGCAATCGTCGGTGGTCCCGTGGGTGCTGCCATTGGCGGCGTGGCCGGCGGTGTCGCCGGTGCCGTTGTCGATCCGCCGCCGCGCGAGGTCGTCACCTATGTTGAGCAGCAGCCTGCCCCGACCGCCTCGGTGGTGGTCCAGGAGCCGATCGTCGTCGGCAAGCCGCTTCCGGCTGATGTCGTCGTGACGCCGGTGCCCGACAATCCGAAATATGCCTACACCGTCATCAACGATCGCCATGTGATCGTCGAGCCGCGCACCCACCGCGTGGTGCAGGTCATCGAATAA
- a CDS encoding EamA family transporter: MKSLLTSWPLWALLSAGFAALTAIFAKVGVENVNSDFATFVRTIVILLAAAMMVYITGSWQEPSSVSSRSWLFLVLSGLATGASWICYFRALKLGDAARVAPIDKLSVVFVAVFAVLFLGERLTLPNWLGVIMIAGGAVLVAYRA; the protein is encoded by the coding sequence ATGAAAAGCCTACTGACAAGCTGGCCGCTTTGGGCGCTTCTTTCCGCCGGCTTTGCAGCGCTCACGGCGATTTTCGCCAAGGTCGGCGTCGAGAACGTCAATTCCGACTTCGCGACCTTCGTTCGCACGATCGTCATCCTGCTGGCGGCGGCAATGATGGTCTATATCACGGGCAGCTGGCAGGAGCCGTCTTCGGTTTCGAGCCGGAGCTGGCTCTTCCTGGTGCTCTCCGGCCTTGCCACCGGCGCATCCTGGATTTGCTATTTCCGGGCTCTGAAGCTCGGGGATGCTGCCCGGGTCGCCCCGATCGACAAGCTCTCCGTCGTCTTCGTGGCCGTCTTTGCGGTGCTTTTCCTGGGTGAACGCCTGACGCTTCCGAACTGGCTTGGCGTTATCATGATCGCCGGCGGTGCGGTGCTCGTCGCTTACAGGGCATGA
- a CDS encoding Gfo/Idh/MocA family protein: MRILVLGTGVMAKNQLARFSLIDGVTVVGAVDTDPERLSAFADKFNIEKRFLSLEEAIAWGEFDAATNVTPDRIHHPTTMALIAAGKHVFCEKPLAENYAKALEMTEAAEKAGVINMVNLTYRNVAPLQRAREMVLSGELGTIRHVEASYLQSWLVSRAWGDWRTESTWLWRLSTGHGSNGVLGDVGIHILDFAAYGAATDIDHVFARLKTFNKAPGGQIGEYMLDANDSFTMSVDFANGALGVIHASRWATGHLNELKLRIYGEKGSLEVIHRPNGSELHGCLGEGVETATWTQIEVEPVATNYERFAEAVATGVQPDPNFRHAANLQKVLDLAMVTERERRELKV, translated from the coding sequence ATGCGAATACTCGTTCTTGGCACGGGCGTGATGGCGAAAAACCAGCTCGCCCGCTTTTCCCTCATCGATGGCGTGACGGTGGTCGGCGCCGTCGACACCGATCCCGAACGGCTTTCCGCCTTCGCCGACAAGTTCAACATCGAAAAGCGGTTTCTGTCCCTTGAAGAGGCGATCGCCTGGGGTGAATTCGATGCGGCGACGAATGTCACGCCCGACCGGATCCATCACCCGACGACCATGGCGCTGATTGCTGCCGGCAAACATGTGTTCTGCGAAAAGCCGCTGGCGGAGAACTATGCGAAGGCGCTGGAGATGACGGAGGCAGCGGAAAAGGCCGGCGTCATCAACATGGTGAACCTGACCTACCGCAATGTCGCGCCGTTGCAGCGGGCCCGCGAGATGGTACTATCAGGCGAACTCGGCACGATCAGGCATGTGGAAGCCTCCTATCTGCAGAGCTGGCTCGTGTCGCGCGCCTGGGGCGATTGGCGCACGGAATCGACCTGGCTGTGGCGGCTTTCCACTGGCCACGGCTCGAACGGTGTGCTTGGTGACGTCGGCATCCATATCCTCGATTTCGCCGCCTATGGCGCAGCGACCGACATCGACCACGTCTTCGCGCGGCTGAAGACCTTCAACAAGGCGCCGGGCGGCCAGATCGGCGAATATATGCTGGATGCCAATGACAGCTTCACCATGTCGGTCGATTTCGCCAACGGCGCGCTCGGCGTTATCCACGCCAGCCGCTGGGCCACGGGCCATCTGAACGAGCTGAAGCTGCGCATCTACGGCGAAAAAGGCAGTCTTGAGGTCATCCATCGCCCCAACGGCTCCGAGCTGCATGGCTGCCTCGGCGAAGGTGTCGAAACCGCCACCTGGACGCAGATCGAGGTTGAACCGGTGGCGACCAACTACGAGCGTTTTGCCGAGGCCGTGGCGACCGGCGTCCAGCCGGACCCGAACTTCCGCCACGCCGCCAACCTGCAGAAGGTGCTGGATCTCGCCATGGTGACCGAGCGCGAGCGGCGCGAGCTGAAAGTCTAA
- a CDS encoding ThuA domain-containing protein, whose amino-acid sequence MAIRTVVWGENIHETTNEIVRGIYPEGMHTTIANALNTDPGISATTATLQEPEHGLSEARLAETDVLTWWGHKDHGAVSDIVVERVAKRVWEGMGLLVLHSGHFSKIFKRLMGTPCALKWREAGERERLWTINPRHPIAAGIGEHFELENEEMYGEQFSVPEPLETVFISWFQGGEVFRSGLTWRRGAGNIFYFRPGHETYPTYHDATVQKVLINGVKWAYNPQGSLTGITDAPNVPVEKALEPIVERGPRLHQAGEAGYR is encoded by the coding sequence ATGGCCATTCGCACCGTCGTCTGGGGAGAGAATATCCACGAGACTACCAATGAGATTGTCCGGGGGATCTATCCCGAGGGCATGCATACGACGATCGCCAATGCTTTGAATACCGACCCTGGCATTTCGGCGACGACGGCGACGCTGCAAGAGCCGGAACATGGGCTGAGTGAAGCCCGCCTTGCCGAAACCGACGTGTTGACCTGGTGGGGCCATAAGGATCACGGCGCCGTCTCCGACATCGTCGTCGAGCGGGTCGCCAAGCGCGTCTGGGAAGGCATGGGCCTGCTTGTCCTGCATTCCGGCCATTTCTCGAAGATCTTCAAACGGCTGATGGGCACACCCTGCGCGCTGAAATGGCGCGAGGCGGGCGAGCGCGAGCGGCTGTGGACGATCAACCCGCGCCATCCGATCGCCGCCGGCATCGGCGAGCATTTCGAACTCGAGAACGAGGAGATGTACGGCGAGCAGTTCTCGGTGCCGGAGCCGCTCGAAACGGTGTTCATCTCCTGGTTCCAGGGCGGTGAAGTGTTCCGCTCCGGCCTGACCTGGCGGCGCGGCGCCGGCAACATCTTCTATTTCCGCCCCGGCCACGAGACCTATCCGACCTATCACGACGCCACCGTCCAGAAGGTGCTGATCAACGGCGTCAAATGGGCGTACAACCCGCAAGGGTCGTTGACTGGCATTACCGACGCCCCAAATGTGCCGGTAGAAAAGGCACTGGAGCCGATCGTCGAACGCGGCCCGAGACTGCACCAGGCCGGCGAAGCCGGTTACCGCTGA
- a CDS encoding SMR family transporter, whose translation MSQAAVYGLLFAAIVLEVIGTTALQLSQQFTRIGPTVLVVACYAAAFYCLSLTLKSIPVGIAYAIWSALGIVLISSVGLVFFKQRLDLPAIVGLGLIISGVVVVNLFSKSVSH comes from the coding sequence ATGAGCCAGGCCGCCGTCTACGGGCTGTTGTTTGCCGCCATCGTGCTCGAGGTCATCGGCACGACCGCGCTGCAGCTGTCGCAGCAGTTCACCCGCATCGGGCCGACGGTGCTCGTCGTCGCCTGTTATGCGGCCGCCTTCTACTGCCTGTCGCTGACGCTGAAAAGCATCCCTGTCGGCATCGCCTATGCAATTTGGAGCGCTTTGGGAATCGTCCTGATTTCCTCCGTCGGCCTGGTCTTCTTCAAGCAGCGTCTCGACCTGCCGGCGATCGTCGGGCTCGGGCTGATCATTTCAGGCGTTGTGGTCGTCAATCTCTTCTCGAAATCGGTTTCTCATTGA
- a CDS encoding TetR/AcrR family transcriptional regulator: MSNAHHRKKQPILVRQQLLDVAARLAASEGMAAVTLDAVSAASSVSKGGLLHHFPTKNALLDALFESLLQKFDADIEELMRGDPLPQGRFTRAYLRAVSGLKDRPDDSRSWTQVTIALLAEPRLRLRWRQWVQARAEEYVGTDSSLDAQVVRFAADGLWFADTLESHDIDGVLRRDLIDRLVELTGK, from the coding sequence ATGTCGAACGCTCATCATCGCAAGAAACAGCCCATCCTTGTGCGCCAGCAGTTGCTGGATGTCGCGGCGCGCCTTGCTGCCAGCGAAGGCATGGCCGCGGTCACGCTCGATGCGGTCTCCGCCGCCTCCAGCGTCAGCAAGGGCGGGCTGCTGCATCACTTCCCGACGAAGAATGCGCTGCTGGATGCCCTGTTCGAGAGCCTGCTTCAAAAGTTCGACGCCGATATAGAGGAATTGATGCGCGGCGATCCGCTGCCGCAGGGCCGTTTCACCCGCGCCTATCTGCGGGCCGTATCCGGTCTCAAGGATCGTCCCGACGATTCCAGGAGCTGGACGCAGGTGACGATCGCGCTTCTTGCCGAACCCCGGCTGCGTCTTCGCTGGCGCCAATGGGTGCAGGCGCGGGCGGAGGAATATGTCGGCACCGATTCCTCCCTCGACGCACAGGTCGTGCGTTTTGCCGCCGACGGGCTGTGGTTCGCAGATACGCTGGAAAGCCATGATATCGACGGCGTTCTGAGGCGGGATCTCATCGATCGCCTTGTCGAACTGACCGGGAAATAA
- a CDS encoding group II truncated hemoglobin: MTEKVTTLYEAIGGDPAVRALTHRFYELMDKLPEASNVRAVHPPSLHGSEEKFYEYMSGYLGGPPLYTDKRGHPRLRSRHFVAEIGPVERDEWLLCFRRALDETISSQALRDLIWAPVERLAYHMQNRE; this comes from the coding sequence GTGACGGAGAAGGTCACCACTTTATATGAAGCGATCGGCGGCGATCCTGCCGTGCGGGCGCTGACGCACCGTTTCTACGAACTGATGGACAAGCTGCCGGAGGCAAGCAACGTGCGCGCCGTGCACCCGCCGAGCCTTCACGGCAGCGAAGAGAAATTCTACGAATATATGAGCGGCTATCTCGGCGGCCCGCCGCTTTATACCGACAAACGCGGCCATCCGCGCCTGCGCAGCCGCCATTTCGTCGCCGAGATCGGCCCCGTCGAGCGCGACGAGTGGCTGCTCTGCTTCCGCCGCGCCCTCGACGAGACGATATCAAGCCAGGCGCTGCGCGATCTCATCTGGGCGCCGGTGGAGCGGCTCGCCTACCACATGCAGAACAGGGAATAA
- a CDS encoding DUF423 domain-containing protein: MSLNARLEPVLYLFAGVFGVAGVALAALAAHGGGQANLAASASAMCLAHAPALLALALSTAKLKTAWLAGFLMIVGTLLFAGDLVTLRFAGSGLFPYAAPTGGWAMMLGWLAVAAGAVFRVRS, from the coding sequence ATGAGCCTGAATGCGCGTCTGGAGCCAGTGCTCTATCTTTTTGCCGGTGTGTTCGGCGTCGCCGGCGTGGCTCTTGCGGCTCTTGCCGCCCATGGCGGCGGGCAAGCCAACCTGGCGGCATCCGCATCCGCCATGTGCCTCGCGCACGCCCCTGCCCTGCTGGCATTGGCTCTTAGCACCGCCAAGCTCAAAACCGCCTGGCTGGCCGGTTTTCTGATGATTGTTGGAACGCTGCTCTTTGCCGGCGATCTCGTTACCCTGCGTTTTGCCGGTTCTGGTCTCTTCCCCTACGCCGCCCCGACCGGCGGCTGGGCGATGATGCTGGGGTGGCTGGCCGTTGCGGCAGGCGCTGTGTTTCGGGTTCGCTCCTGA
- a CDS encoding antibiotic biosynthesis monooxygenase family protein, translating to MYIAMNRFKVATGNEGDFETVWRDRASSLANVPGFVEFRLLRGKASEEEGYTLYSSHTVWTSEADFQNWTKSENFRAAHRNAGDRKAMYKGPPVFEGFNVVEGV from the coding sequence ATGTATATCGCAATGAACCGCTTCAAGGTCGCAACCGGGAACGAAGGTGATTTCGAGACGGTATGGCGCGATCGCGCTTCCAGCCTAGCCAACGTGCCCGGTTTCGTCGAATTCCGCCTGTTGCGCGGCAAGGCCAGCGAAGAGGAGGGCTACACGCTCTATTCCTCGCATACGGTCTGGACGAGCGAAGCGGATTTCCAGAACTGGACGAAGTCCGAGAATTTTCGCGCGGCGCACCGCAATGCCGGCGACCGCAAGGCCATGTACAAGGGCCCGCCGGTTTTTGAGGGGTTTAATGTGGTTGAGGGCGTATAA
- a CDS encoding DUF2325 domain-containing protein, with protein sequence MARKGKKGSNREVRDVAGEGVAQASAGRSKLDGRSFLYVGGRDCQVAHLRQIASNFGAELLHHDGGLREAVSRIDTVLPSVDCVFCPIDCISHDACLRVKTGCKKFGKAFIPLRNGSKSSLERALQTMNERDNSR encoded by the coding sequence ATGGCTCGCAAGGGCAAGAAGGGATCGAACCGGGAGGTCCGCGACGTCGCGGGCGAGGGCGTTGCTCAGGCGTCCGCCGGGCGATCCAAACTGGATGGCCGCAGTTTCCTCTATGTCGGCGGGCGTGACTGCCAAGTGGCGCATCTTCGCCAGATCGCCAGCAATTTCGGCGCCGAACTCCTTCATCACGACGGCGGCCTGCGCGAAGCGGTATCCCGCATCGATACCGTGCTGCCGTCGGTCGACTGCGTGTTCTGCCCGATCGACTGTATCAGCCACGATGCCTGCCTGCGCGTGAAGACCGGCTGCAAAAAGTTCGGCAAGGCCTTCATCCCGCTACGCAACGGCAGCAAGTCCAGCCTAGAGCGTGCGCTGCAGACGATGAACGAGCGAGACAATTCCCGATGA